In the Pseudolabrys taiwanensis genome, one interval contains:
- a CDS encoding urease accessory protein UreF, with protein MTEAPQAPALYRLMAWLSPAYPVGAFSYSSGIEWAVEQGDIADAASLKAWLSVMLAQGGGYCDAVLFAHAHRAAAAGDDKALRDVAELAAAFAPTKERHLETTAQGNAFIEATRAAWPCAAIDHLKAGWDGPVAYPVAVAVSAAGHGVSLEAALSAYLQAVAANWVSAGVRLVPLGQTDGQRVLAALELVVAATAERALSATLDDLGSSAFRADLASARHETQYTRLFRS; from the coding sequence ATGACTGAGGCGCCGCAAGCTCCCGCGCTCTATCGCTTGATGGCGTGGCTGTCGCCGGCTTATCCGGTCGGCGCATTCTCTTATTCGAGCGGCATCGAATGGGCGGTGGAGCAGGGTGACATTGCCGACGCCGCGAGCCTGAAGGCGTGGCTGTCGGTGATGCTTGCGCAAGGCGGCGGCTATTGCGACGCCGTGCTGTTCGCGCACGCGCATCGCGCCGCTGCGGCCGGCGACGACAAGGCCTTGCGCGATGTCGCCGAACTCGCCGCGGCCTTCGCGCCGACAAAGGAACGTCACCTCGAAACGACGGCGCAAGGCAATGCCTTCATCGAGGCGACACGCGCGGCATGGCCGTGTGCCGCGATTGATCACCTGAAGGCGGGTTGGGACGGGCCGGTGGCCTATCCGGTCGCGGTCGCCGTCTCGGCGGCTGGTCATGGCGTTTCGCTGGAGGCCGCGCTGTCCGCTTATCTTCAGGCCGTCGCCGCCAATTGGGTGTCGGCCGGCGTGCGGCTGGTGCCGCTCGGCCAGACCGACGGCCAGCGCGTCCTCGCCGCACTCGAGCTGGTCGTCGCTGCGACCGCCGAACGCGCACTCAGCGCAACGCTCGACGATCTCGGCTCCTCGGCCTTCCGCGCCGATCTCGCCAGCGCCCGTCACGAGACGCAATACACGCGTCTGTTCCGCTCGTGA
- the ureG gene encoding urease accessory protein UreG: MKNPNGPLRVGVGGPVGSGKTALMDALCKALRGKYEIAAITNDIYTKWDAEYLVRSGALAPERIAGVETGGCPHTAIREDASINLAAVAEMRQKFPDLDLVLIESGGDNLAATFSPELADLTIYVIDVAAGDKIPSKGGPGITRSDLLVINKTDLAPYVGASLGVMDRDAKKMRGQRPFVFTNMREGEGVDDIANFIVKKGGLT; encoded by the coding sequence ATGAAAAATCCCAATGGTCCCTTGCGCGTCGGTGTCGGCGGCCCGGTCGGCTCCGGCAAGACCGCGCTGATGGACGCGCTCTGCAAGGCGCTGCGCGGCAAGTACGAGATCGCGGCGATCACCAACGACATCTACACCAAGTGGGACGCCGAATATCTGGTGCGCTCCGGCGCGCTGGCGCCCGAGCGCATTGCCGGTGTCGAAACCGGTGGCTGTCCGCACACGGCGATCCGCGAGGACGCCTCGATCAACCTCGCCGCGGTCGCCGAGATGCGGCAGAAGTTTCCCGATCTCGATCTGGTGTTGATCGAATCCGGTGGCGACAATCTCGCCGCGACGTTCTCGCCGGAGCTCGCGGACCTGACGATTTACGTGATCGACGTCGCGGCCGGCGACAAGATCCCGTCCAAAGGCGGGCCGGGCATCACGCGCTCGGATCTGCTCGTCATCAACAAGACCGACCTCGCGCCTTATGTCGGCGCTTCGCTCGGGGTGATGGACCGCGACGCCAAGAAGATGCGCGGTCAACGCCCGTTCGTCTTCACCAATATGCGCGAAGGCGAGGGCGTCGATGACATCGCGAACTTCATCGTGAAGAAGGGTGGATTGACGTAA
- a CDS encoding amidase gives MSSSSDRLQAALARIDDPKGEGARACLTVYRDEAKMAAEAADARAKAGISLGPLDGAIVSIKDLLDVKGEITRAASKLVAEEGKPAREDAPTVRRLRRAGAVIVAKTNMSEFAFSGVGTNPHYGTPANPADRTRVPGGSSSGGAVAVADGMCEIAIGSDTGGSLRIPAALCGIVGFKPSRQRIPTGGAFPLSFSLDSIGPMANTVADCAKADAVLAGEDYAGIDAAPLAGLRVGIAQGLPLEGLDDTVAKTFPAALKRLEAAGVRLSEEKLPLIDDMVAVNAKGGLAPPEALMIHRDRLARRADAIDPNVAARIERAAKIGAADYVEMQQARIALVAAMDARLADVDVLVSPTTPIVAPTIAEVEDRATFGRKNALLLRNTSIWNFFDCCAISLPLPRESGHNTGLMLIVRNGHDKRLFRIAAAVEKLFAR, from the coding sequence ATGAGTTCATCTTCCGATCGGCTCCAGGCCGCGCTCGCACGCATCGACGATCCGAAGGGCGAGGGCGCGCGCGCCTGTCTCACGGTCTATCGCGACGAGGCGAAAATGGCCGCCGAGGCCGCCGACGCGCGGGCGAAGGCCGGCATCTCGCTCGGGCCGCTCGATGGCGCCATCGTCTCGATCAAGGATCTGCTCGACGTCAAAGGCGAGATCACCCGTGCGGCCTCCAAGCTCGTCGCGGAGGAAGGCAAGCCCGCCCGCGAGGATGCGCCGACGGTGCGCCGCCTGCGCCGCGCCGGTGCCGTCATCGTCGCCAAGACCAATATGAGCGAATTCGCCTTCTCCGGCGTCGGCACCAATCCGCATTACGGCACGCCGGCCAATCCGGCCGACCGCACGCGCGTGCCCGGCGGTTCGAGCTCGGGCGGCGCCGTGGCGGTCGCCGACGGCATGTGCGAGATCGCCATCGGCTCGGACACCGGCGGCTCGCTGCGCATCCCGGCCGCGCTCTGCGGCATCGTCGGTTTCAAGCCGAGCCGCCAGCGTATCCCGACGGGTGGCGCCTTCCCGTTGTCGTTCTCGCTCGATTCGATCGGGCCGATGGCGAACACCGTCGCCGATTGCGCCAAGGCCGACGCTGTCCTGGCCGGTGAGGACTATGCCGGCATCGATGCCGCGCCGCTCGCCGGCCTGCGCGTCGGCATCGCGCAGGGCCTGCCGCTCGAAGGCCTCGACGACACGGTCGCGAAGACATTTCCGGCCGCGCTCAAACGCCTTGAAGCCGCCGGCGTGCGTCTGTCGGAGGAGAAGCTGCCGCTCATCGACGACATGGTTGCGGTCAATGCCAAAGGCGGGCTGGCGCCGCCCGAAGCCTTGATGATCCATCGCGACCGTCTGGCGCGCCGCGCCGACGCCATCGATCCCAATGTCGCCGCGCGCATCGAGCGTGCCGCCAAGATCGGCGCCGCCGACTATGTCGAGATGCAGCAGGCGCGCATCGCGCTGGTTGCCGCGATGGATGCGCGGCTCGCCGATGTCGATGTGCTGGTGTCGCCGACGACGCCCATCGTCGCGCCGACCATCGCCGAGGTGGAGGATCGCGCCACCTTCGGCCGCAAGAACGCGCTGTTGCTGCGCAACACGTCGATCTGGAATTTCTTCGACTGTTGCGCGATCTCGCTGCCATTGCCGCGCGAGAGCGGTCACAACACTGGCCTGATGCTGATCGTGCGCAACGGCCACGACAAGCGTCTGTTCAGGATCGCCGCCGCGGTGGAGAAGCTGTTCGCGCGCTAA
- a CDS encoding MarR family winged helix-turn-helix transcriptional regulator, translating to MAVSKRTPNRPKDAPMPLRKKDAQRASAPVIELADLKDRLGYFVRRLQVAIFQDFIRRLARIDVSPAQFSVLVVIAANPGLSQSELAKTLGIERARLVRMLHGLELRKLTVRLPSSADGRWHALELTREGEKLLARAKVLAAEHEEAMREKLGPERHRQMLELARGFDG from the coding sequence GTGGCTGTCAGCAAGCGCACGCCGAACCGGCCCAAAGACGCGCCGATGCCGCTGCGCAAAAAGGATGCGCAACGCGCCAGCGCACCGGTTATCGAACTCGCCGATCTCAAGGATCGTCTCGGCTATTTCGTGCGGCGACTGCAGGTCGCGATCTTCCAGGACTTCATTCGACGGCTCGCGCGCATCGATGTCAGCCCGGCGCAGTTTTCGGTGCTGGTGGTGATCGCCGCCAATCCCGGTCTGTCGCAGTCGGAGCTGGCCAAGACTCTCGGCATCGAGCGGGCACGGCTGGTGCGCATGTTGCACGGGCTCGAGTTGCGCAAGCTCACCGTGCGGCTGCCGTCGTCGGCCGATGGACGGTGGCATGCGCTCGAACTCACGCGCGAGGGCGAAAAGCTCCTGGCGCGCGCCAAGGTGCTGGCGGCCGAACACGAGGAAGCGATGCGCGAGAAACTCGGCCCCGAGCGCCACCGGCAGATGCTCGAGCTCGCGCGCGGGTTCGACGGTTAG